Proteins from a genomic interval of Bdellovibrionales bacterium:
- a CDS encoding helix-turn-helix domain-containing protein encodes MSSKKTVKQDLIEGLNEVLAHKHGKKILTGRRRELPKPAPEWSAKAIKNFREKILQMSQTEFAALLNVKTPTVRAWEQGHNIPSGAAARLIEALKKDPTLVEKLIA; translated from the coding sequence ATGAGTTCAAAAAAAACAGTGAAACAGGACTTAATCGAAGGACTTAATGAAGTACTGGCCCACAAACATGGAAAAAAAATTCTAACTGGTCGAAGACGTGAACTCCCAAAGCCCGCTCCCGAGTGGAGTGCAAAAGCCATCAAGAACTTTCGCGAAAAAATACTCCAGATGAGTCAGACCGAATTTGCAGCGCTTTTAAATGTGAAGACGCCGACAGTGCGTGCATGGGAGCAAGGTCATAATATTCCTTCGGGAGCCGCCGCTCGTCTTATTGAGGCATTGAAGAAAGATCCGACACTTGTCGAAAAGCTAATTGCCTAA